In Polyangia bacterium, a genomic segment contains:
- the odhB gene encoding 2-oxoglutarate dehydrogenase complex dihydrolipoyllysine-residue succinyltransferase produces MALSLKVPALGESVSEATLGVWKRAEGDFVQADEPLVEVESEKATLEVGAPGAGVLKRILRKSGETVAVGEVIAEIDQAAKPEPITKAPVTANNGGGNPAPANAGNGSGNGNDGLRAPPSARRLLAETGLPASEVKGTGRGGRISKQDVVRALQDRTGESSEAPASELPTPEPLQADTEVPLPLRPDGARERMVAMSPLRRTVARRLVEAQHTAAILTTFNEVDMTNVMSLRERFQERFVKQHNVKLGFMSFFVKAAIDALKAFPAVNAELRGTDIIYKDHYDIGVAVGGGKGLVVPVVRDADRLSFAELEKGISALAVRARDNKLTMKDLEGGTFTISNGGVYGSMLSTPILNPPQTGILGLHAIQRRPMAVGDEVKIRSMMFLALSYDHRLVDGREAVQFLVRIKECVEDPDRILLEV; encoded by the coding sequence ATGGCGCTGTCACTGAAAGTTCCGGCCTTGGGAGAATCGGTCAGCGAGGCGACGCTGGGCGTGTGGAAGCGCGCCGAGGGCGACTTCGTGCAAGCCGACGAGCCGCTGGTGGAAGTGGAAAGCGAAAAGGCCACGCTCGAGGTGGGCGCGCCCGGCGCCGGCGTGCTGAAACGCATTCTGCGCAAGTCCGGCGAGACGGTGGCGGTGGGCGAGGTGATCGCCGAGATCGATCAGGCGGCGAAGCCTGAACCGATCACCAAGGCACCAGTCACTGCCAACAACGGTGGCGGCAACCCGGCCCCCGCCAACGCCGGCAATGGCAGTGGCAACGGCAACGACGGTCTGCGCGCCCCCCCGTCGGCGCGCCGGCTGCTGGCCGAGACCGGGTTGCCAGCGTCCGAGGTGAAAGGCACCGGCCGCGGCGGTCGCATCTCCAAGCAGGACGTCGTACGAGCGCTGCAAGATCGCACCGGCGAATCCAGCGAGGCGCCGGCCAGCGAATTGCCCACGCCGGAGCCGCTGCAGGCCGATACGGAAGTGCCGCTGCCCTTGCGTCCGGACGGCGCCCGCGAGCGCATGGTGGCCATGTCGCCACTGCGCCGCACAGTCGCCCGCCGCCTGGTCGAAGCCCAGCACACCGCCGCCATCCTCACCACCTTCAACGAGGTGGACATGACCAACGTGATGAGCCTGCGCGAGCGCTTTCAAGAGCGCTTCGTCAAGCAGCACAACGTGAAGCTCGGCTTCATGTCGTTCTTCGTCAAAGCGGCCATCGATGCCCTGAAGGCATTCCCGGCCGTCAACGCCGAGCTGCGCGGCACCGACATCATCTACAAGGACCACTACGACATTGGCGTGGCCGTCGGTGGCGGTAAGGGTCTGGTGGTGCCGGTGGTGCGTGACGCCGACCGGCTGTCCTTCGCCGAGCTGGAAAAGGGCATCAGCGCCCTGGCGGTGCGCGCGCGCGACAACAAGTTGACCATGAAGGATCTCGAGGGTGGCACCTTCACCATCTCGAACGGCGGCGTGTACGGATCGATGCTGTCCACGCCGATCTTGAACCCGCCCCAGACCGGCATTCTGGGCCTGCACGCCATCCAGCGCCGCCCGATGGCCGTCGGTGACGAGGTGAAGATCCGTTCGATGATGTTCCTGGCGCTGTCCTACGATCACCGCCTGGTCGACGGCCGCGAAGCCGTCCAGTTTCTCGTCCGCATCAAAGAGTGCGTCGAGGATCCAGATCGGATCCTGCTGGAGGTTTGA
- a CDS encoding glycosyltransferase family 2 protein has translation MTISVITPTFGREKFLPGLYHCFIEQTHTDRELLVFDDSPSPSSFFTSLRDPRVRYQHTAERLTIGEKRNHLIEQAQGELIAFFDDDDFYSPDYLRVLAGSLGEADLIKLAGWFALSVPDDALYFWDTSVNHPLHHKVGEGAPSFVTSNQFKSDFVAKNIDGYGFSYLFRRAVFGTARFPPKNFAEDVAFLNELRVQGKRVVHAQDTVGLAVHILHTRNTSVIFPQYRLPVGISERLFPGLGAFLAAVK, from the coding sequence GTGACCATCTCTGTCATCACGCCGACGTTTGGCCGCGAGAAATTTCTCCCCGGTCTTTACCACTGCTTCATCGAACAGACGCACACCGATCGTGAGCTGCTGGTCTTCGATGACAGTCCCTCACCGTCGTCGTTCTTCACCTCGCTGCGCGATCCGCGGGTTCGCTATCAGCACACTGCCGAACGCCTGACCATCGGCGAAAAGCGCAATCACCTGATCGAGCAGGCGCAGGGCGAGCTGATCGCTTTTTTCGACGACGACGACTTTTACAGCCCCGACTATCTGCGCGTGCTGGCCGGCAGCCTGGGCGAAGCGGATCTGATCAAGCTGGCCGGCTGGTTCGCGCTGTCGGTTCCCGACGACGCGCTTTATTTCTGGGACACCAGCGTCAATCATCCGCTGCACCACAAGGTCGGCGAGGGGGCGCCCAGCTTTGTGACCAGCAATCAGTTCAAGTCGGACTTCGTGGCCAAGAACATCGACGGCTACGGGTTTTCGTATCTCTTTCGGCGAGCGGTGTTCGGCACGGCGCGTTTTCCGCCCAAAAATTTCGCCGAGGACGTGGCGTTCCTGAACGAGCTGCGGGTGCAGGGAAAACGGGTGGTGCACGCCCAGGACACCGTCGGTCTGGCCGTGCACATCCTGCACACCCGAAACACGTCGGTGATCTTTCCGCAGTACCGCTTGCCGGTCGGCATCAGCGAACGATTGTTTCCCGGGCTGGGCGCGTTTTTGGCGGCGGTCAAGTAG
- a CDS encoding cellulase family glycosylhydrolase encodes MGIALSTAGCHSSSAPAPVATPPEPPAHADELEDIGCPPLPPIAGFVGRDDGALLFNHLSPYRATGTNLYYLQQLLSYAQQDKDTTALRVVREVLDDLVCLSLPVARIWGFNDSPTDASSIRHNPSEGFREEGLLGLDQAVWEAKKRGIRLIIPLVNNWSEYGGLPAYAAWATQALGTPYTHDDFFTTPQMKQWWKDYAFMLVNRVNTFTGVAYKDEPTIMAWEIGNELRCKSCRGTRSLPDAIAELAGFLKAIAPNQLVADGGDGFDDDPIPYAGLSNLYAVRGDEGASYSKLTAVDDLDMLSYHFYPRNYGLSTARDTEIWIERHQALAASVGKVGYLGECGFAGSDPERAASYDGWLGHLFAWNAAPLGLFWQLLPAGRSANDGYAVYSRQDNATAWILARWGRSLR; translated from the coding sequence ATGGGAATCGCTCTTTCGACCGCCGGGTGCCACAGTTCCTCAGCGCCAGCGCCGGTGGCCACGCCGCCCGAGCCGCCCGCCCACGCCGACGAGCTGGAAGACATCGGCTGCCCGCCCCTGCCGCCCATCGCCGGGTTCGTTGGCCGCGACGACGGCGCGCTGCTGTTCAATCACCTGTCGCCTTACCGCGCCACCGGCACGAACCTTTATTACCTGCAGCAGCTGCTGTCGTACGCCCAGCAGGACAAGGACACCACCGCCTTGCGCGTGGTGCGCGAGGTGCTGGACGATCTGGTCTGCTTGTCACTGCCGGTGGCGCGCATCTGGGGCTTCAACGATTCGCCCACCGACGCGTCGTCGATTCGCCACAACCCAAGCGAAGGGTTTCGCGAAGAAGGCCTCTTGGGCCTGGACCAGGCGGTGTGGGAGGCGAAAAAACGCGGCATTCGGTTGATCATTCCGCTGGTGAACAACTGGTCCGAATACGGCGGCCTGCCGGCCTACGCGGCCTGGGCCACGCAAGCGCTGGGCACGCCATACACGCACGACGATTTTTTCACCACGCCGCAGATGAAGCAGTGGTGGAAGGACTACGCCTTCATGCTGGTGAACCGGGTGAACACCTTCACCGGCGTGGCCTACAAAGACGAGCCGACGATCATGGCCTGGGAGATCGGCAACGAGCTGCGCTGCAAGAGTTGCCGCGGCACCCGCTCACTGCCCGACGCCATCGCCGAGCTGGCCGGTTTCCTGAAAGCCATCGCCCCGAACCAGCTGGTCGCCGACGGTGGCGACGGCTTCGACGACGACCCGATCCCGTACGCTGGCCTTTCGAACCTGTACGCCGTGCGCGGCGACGAAGGGGCCAGCTATTCCAAGCTGACCGCCGTCGACGATCTGGACATGCTGAGCTACCACTTTTATCCGCGCAATTATGGCCTTTCCACCGCGCGCGACACGGAGATCTGGATCGAACGGCATCAGGCCCTGGCCGCGTCGGTCGGCAAGGTCGGTTATCTCGGCGAGTGCGGCTTTGCCGGTTCGGATCCGGAGCGCGCCGCCAGCTATGACGGCTGGCTCGGCCATCTGTTTGCGTGGAACGCGGCGCCGCTGGGTTTGTTCTGGCAGCTTTTGCCAGCCGGGCGCTCGGCCAACGACGGGTACGCGGTGTACTCGCGCCAGGACAACGCCACCGCCTGGATCCTGGCCCGCTGGGGACGATCCTTGCGATGA
- a CDS encoding glycosyltransferase translates to MTVTGGSAPLLRANLEALGRRDPELAARIGWPVDDRHVTTDGDGTLWYQLHQTRHRLVLGDAALAAAIATAPTDGQALVFGVGTGELITALGAARPGLIITAWERDPWLLRLALQRQPWAEALASGTLRLRLGTDLIDDAAASDGVPAARVILHPLLGAIYQNERPLLEPGVARRPLALVGAGGLFVDDLSSALHDEGFATFTLDLHRLSQEELDRALRGRRPAFLAAINYTEGLAEFAAAHGCKLLVWEIDPATSALPLCRAPTTTAHVFTYRQANVADFHAAGFVNVTYLPLGADPQRRAPVALTSAERARYGAPVTFVGSSLVPQREGFRRAFTAAFAAALAEAGQPNTDGAETDVEADAVMRDVLAEQRRDLSRYLVPSLLAARRPDLAGAVPQRLAPLARLLAELGAADKRAAAVVRLRAHQIAVWGDDGWRATPELSAHYRGPAGHAVELTKIYNASLINLDVGRLYQNDIVTMRVFDVLCCGGFVLAEHSEALEELFAVGSEIDCYHSLDEMEAKVAHYRAHPEAAWAIAARGRQAVLGRHTIALRVRQMLAAL, encoded by the coding sequence ATGACGGTCACCGGCGGCAGCGCGCCGCTGCTGCGCGCGAACCTGGAGGCGCTCGGCCGCCGCGATCCCGAGCTGGCGGCGCGCATCGGCTGGCCCGTCGACGATCGCCACGTCACCACCGACGGCGACGGCACGTTGTGGTATCAGCTGCACCAGACCCGGCACCGGCTGGTGCTCGGCGACGCCGCCCTCGCCGCGGCGATCGCCACCGCTCCCACCGACGGCCAGGCGCTGGTGTTCGGCGTCGGGACGGGCGAGTTGATCACGGCGCTCGGCGCCGCGCGGCCCGGCCTGATCATCACCGCCTGGGAGCGCGATCCCTGGCTGCTGCGCCTGGCACTGCAGCGCCAGCCCTGGGCCGAGGCGCTGGCGTCGGGAACCTTGCGCCTGCGCCTGGGAACCGATCTGATCGACGATGCCGCCGCCAGCGACGGTGTTCCCGCCGCGCGGGTGATCCTGCACCCGCTGCTGGGCGCGATCTACCAGAACGAACGGCCGCTGCTGGAACCGGGCGTGGCGCGGCGGCCGCTGGCGCTGGTGGGCGCGGGCGGCTTGTTCGTCGACGATCTCAGCAGCGCCCTGCACGACGAAGGCTTCGCCACCTTCACCCTGGATCTGCACCGGCTGTCACAAGAAGAGCTTGATCGCGCCCTGCGCGGGCGGCGGCCGGCCTTCCTGGCCGCGATCAACTACACCGAAGGGCTGGCCGAGTTCGCCGCCGCACACGGCTGCAAGCTGCTGGTCTGGGAAATTGATCCCGCCACCAGCGCCTTGCCGCTCTGCCGCGCGCCGACCACGACGGCGCACGTCTTCACCTATCGCCAAGCCAACGTCGCCGACTTTCACGCCGCCGGGTTCGTCAACGTCACGTACCTGCCGCTCGGCGCCGATCCGCAGCGGCGCGCGCCGGTAGCGCTGACCAGCGCCGAGCGCGCCCGCTATGGCGCGCCGGTGACCTTCGTCGGGTCCAGCCTGGTCCCGCAACGGGAAGGATTTCGACGGGCGTTCACCGCCGCCTTTGCCGCGGCGCTGGCCGAGGCCGGACAACCGAACACCGACGGCGCGGAGACCGACGTCGAAGCCGATGCGGTGATGCGCGACGTGCTGGCCGAGCAGCGGCGCGATCTTTCGCGCTATCTGGTGCCGTCGCTGCTGGCCGCGCGCCGACCCGATCTGGCCGGCGCCGTACCACAGCGCCTGGCCCCCCTGGCGCGCCTGCTGGCCGAGCTTGGCGCCGCCGACAAGCGCGCGGCGGCGGTGGTGCGTCTGCGCGCGCACCAGATCGCCGTGTGGGGTGACGACGGCTGGCGCGCCACGCCCGAGCTATCCGCGCACTACCGCGGCCCGGCCGGCCACGCCGTCGAGCTGACCAAGATCTACAACGCGTCGCTGATCAACCTTGACGTCGGACGGCTGTACCAGAACGACATCGTCACCATGCGGGTGTTCGACGTCCTCTGCTGTGGCGGCTTCGTCCTGGCTGAACACTCGGAGGCCCTCGAGGAACTGTTCGCCGTCGGCAGCGAGATCGACTGCTATCACTCGCTGGACGAGATGGAAGCGAAGGTCGCGCACTACCGCGCTCACCCGGAGGCGGCCTGGGCTATCGCCGCGCGGGGGCGGCAGGCGGTGCTCGGTCGGCACACCATCGCGCTGCGCGTGCGGCAGATGCTGGCGGCGCTGTGA
- a CDS encoding GGDEF domain-containing protein, with protein sequence MKLAMAKKHPTEQKVGDELEAQLVRLSRQNAVLRKEIARLQVYRAMAYRDPLTGLWNRRYFEERLKEEFSRSQRAGVGRKFSVLMIDINDFKDVNDEFGHQAGDEMLRWVGEFLSTHLRTHDVPCRTGGDEFAVLLPDLSGEDCGRFIVRLRDQLAAANRERQVAVNLSLGTASWPEVTASSERLLAQADEAMYADKRRQKAARAAEAEQRAAGPVSRAVAN encoded by the coding sequence ATGAAACTGGCGATGGCAAAGAAGCACCCCACGGAACAGAAAGTCGGCGACGAGCTCGAGGCTCAGCTGGTCCGACTGTCCCGGCAGAACGCGGTCCTGCGCAAGGAGATCGCGCGGCTGCAGGTCTACCGAGCCATGGCCTACCGCGATCCGCTGACCGGCCTGTGGAACCGCCGCTATTTCGAAGAGCGTCTGAAAGAAGAGTTCAGCCGGTCCCAGCGCGCCGGCGTCGGGCGCAAGTTCTCGGTGTTGATGATCGACATCAATGACTTCAAAGACGTGAACGACGAGTTCGGCCACCAGGCGGGCGACGAGATGTTGCGCTGGGTGGGCGAGTTTCTGAGCACCCACCTGCGCACGCACGACGTGCCCTGCCGCACCGGCGGCGACGAGTTCGCGGTGCTGCTGCCCGATCTGTCGGGCGAGGACTGCGGGCGTTTCATCGTTCGCTTGCGCGATCAGCTGGCCGCCGCCAACCGCGAGCGCCAGGTGGCCGTCAACCTCAGCCTGGGCACCGCCAGCTGGCCCGAGGTCACCGCCAGCAGCGAGCGCCTCCTGGCCCAGGCCGACGAGGCGATGTACGCCGACAAGCGCCGCCAGAAAGCCGCGCGCGCCGCCGAGGCGGAACAGCGCGCCGCCGGCCCCGTGAGCCGCGCTGTCGCCAATTAG